The segment TTTGTTACCATTTATACCCCATGGATCCGTAACCTATTCTTAATATAGGTCACTATGGCATGGCATTCATGAGGACTGAACCACATGATGTCCTGATCTTTTTTAAACCAGGTCAGTTGTCGCTTGGCATAATGCCTTGAATCGGTTTTGATTTTCCCGATTGCCTTATCAAGTGCAATTCGTCCATCGAGATATTCAAATAACTCTTTATATCCGACTGTATTTAATGCATTCAAGTGCCTGTATGGCCATAACGAGCGGGCTTCATCAATCAGGCCATCTTCAATCATTTGATCTACACGCTGGTTGATGCGGGCGAAGAGCTCCTCACGCGGAAGATCAAGTCCGATTTTTACAGTAATATAATTCCGTGCTTTAGGTTTGCTTAAGCGTAACTCAGAAAATTTTTTACCTGTTGTCATGCAAACCTCCAAAGCTCGCATAAGACGTTTTGGATTATGTTTATCTACCACCGTAAAGTATTCAGGATCAAGAGTACTCAAATCCTTCTGTAAAGATGCAATGCCTTCCTTTTTCCATTTCTCTTGCAGATATTTTCTTAAATCGGGATCGGGATCAGGAAGTACATCAATCCCTTTACAGACAGCATCAATGTACAGCCCTGATCCACCAACAAGGACTACATACTTTTTGCTCGAATAAAGGGTTGTCAATAAATTAAGGACGTCGGTCTCGAATTTATAGACGTTGTAAGGATCCGTGACATTTAAATGTCCGATAAAATGATGTCTTACCTGTGCCAGCTGATCAAGTGATGGTGATGCAGTGCCTATTTTCAGCTCTTTATAAAACTGTCGGGAATCAGCAGAGATTATCTCGGTGTGGAATAAATTAGCCAGTTCGATAGATATTGTTGTTTTACCAATAGCCGTAGGTCCAATAATAACAATAAGGAATTTGAAAGGCTGTTGAGTAACCAGGTTTACCATTTAGTGGTTACACCTCCGGATCATAATAAGGTTGTTCGGTATCTTCACTCTCCATATCACCATTAAGCATATCTTCAAATTCCTTCAGGAGTTCACGTTCGTCAACATCCTCAGGAATGAAATCTTCCCGATTTATTTTAGGCGCAGTGAGAGATCCTTTACTTTTGACACAAACCGGATATTTAGTCTTGGCTTCAGCAGGGGAGATATGGATAAGTTCAATAAACAATGCACTCTGGTTGAGTATATCATACTCATACAGCAAACGCTGGTGAGGGTCATCAATATAATCCTTGAGGATTGCTTTATCCATCACTGATAATGGCACTCTGTATTCCTTTTCTTGTTCATCATCTACATTATCTCCAACATCAGTATCTCCTTCTTCCATATCTATCAGTGTGATCTCTTTTAATTTATTCCATTTGCGGTCACAGATAAAGAAAGAAGCAAGTTCAAGGCTGTTTATGCTGGCACTTTTCTTTATGGCAGTATGGAAATCCTTAAAAGTCTGGGTCGATTTAATCTCAATATCCCTGAGAAATTCATCGTTTTCATCACTTAGGAGCCTGAACCTGTAAGCATGCATAGGTCGTGTCAATTTATCCTCTTTTATATCAGCACAATAATAACAATCCTTTAATTAATAAGTGACCGGCAAATATATTAACTTTCATTAATCAAAGGAGGTGAATTTTTGTACTTCAAAAATAATTCTTTTCAAAAAGTCAAAATACCTGAAAGAAAAAAAAATTATCACAAATAGCTGATAGCGAAAGAGTGATGTCATTTTATATTGATTACAATCCAGATCTGTATATAAAGATAGTAAAAATTTTAATTATTTCATCTGTTTAAGGCCGATTTTTTGTCCTACCTCGAGCATCAGTCTGTAGGCATCTTCAAAAGTATTGCTTATAATGCCGTCCAGAATAGCTTCACGAATGGCGCTTTTAATGATACCTACTTCCTTTGAGGGATTCAAATTAAATGTTTCCATGATGATCTCTCCGCTGACCGGCGGCTGCCAATTTCTTATACGATCCTTTTCTTCCACTTCAACAAGTTTCTGCCTTACGAAGGCGAAATTATCAAGATATCGTGCTACTTTCTGCTGATTTTTAGAGGTTATGTCAGCTTCACAGAGCAACATCAGGTCATCGATCGCATCACCTGTATCAAACAACAGTCTTCTGACAGCCGAATCCGTCACACCCTCATCAGTAAGTACCTGAGGTCTCAGATGAAGGAGTACAAGTTTTTCGACATATTTCATCTTTTCATTCTGAGGTAATCTGAGCATTTTAAAGATTTGTTCCACCATCCTGGATCCGATGAAATCATGTCCATAAAATGTCCAACCGATCTCAGGATCGTACTTTTTAGTAAGTGGCTTTCCAATGTCATGCAACAGTGCGGCCCAGCGTAACCAGAGATTTTCAGTTTTAGGGGCCAATTTATCCAGCACTTCGAGCGAATGAAAAAAATTATCTTTATGTCCTTTCCCATCAATGAACTCAGTGCCTTTAAGAGCCACAAACTGAGGGAAGATAATGTCCAGAAGTCCGGTTTTAAATAATAAATTAAACCCTATAGAAGGTTGTACAGCAAGAATAATCTTGTTCAATTCATCTGTAATCCTTTCCATTGATACAATAGATATCCGTCTGTGGTTACGCTTAATGGCGTATAGTGTTTTATCCTCAATGTGGAAATTAAGTTGTGTGGAAAACCTTATGGCGCGCATCATTCGTAAAGGATCAT is part of the Bacteroidota bacterium genome and harbors:
- the miaA gene encoding tRNA (adenosine(37)-N6)-dimethylallyltransferase MiaA; translated protein: MVNLVTQQPFKFLIVIIGPTAIGKTTISIELANLFHTEIISADSRQFYKELKIGTASPSLDQLAQVRHHFIGHLNVTDPYNVYKFETDVLNLLTTLYSSKKYVVLVGGSGLYIDAVCKGIDVLPDPDPDLRKYLQEKWKKEGIASLQKDLSTLDPEYFTVVDKHNPKRLMRALEVCMTTGKKFSELRLSKPKARNYITVKIGLDLPREELFARINQRVDQMIEDGLIDEARSLWPYRHLNALNTVGYKELFEYLDGRIALDKAIGKIKTDSRHYAKRQLTWFKKDQDIMWFSPHECHAIVTYIKNRLRIHGV
- a CDS encoding HD domain-containing protein, whose amino-acid sequence is MEYLNDLLNNRIFKIIAESAEELNIPAYIVGGYVRDMIMHRPSKDIDIVAVGSGIELAQHVAARLGKSIGVTVYRNFGTAMIKYHDRKDEWIIEFVGARKESYNWSSRKPVVETGTLEDDQNRRDFSINALAISLQWNNIGTLIDPFNGLKDIENRIIRTPLDPDITFSDDPLRMMRAIRFSTQLNFHIEDKTLYAIKRNHRRISIVSMERITDELNKIILAVQPSIGFNLLFKTGLLDIIFPQFVALKGTEFIDGKGHKDNFFHSLEVLDKLAPKTENLWLRWAALLHDIGKPLTKKYDPEIGWTFYGHDFIGSRMVEQIFKMLRLPQNEKMKYVEKLVLLHLRPQVLTDEGVTDSAVRRLLFDTGDAIDDLMLLCEADITSKNQQKVARYLDNFAFVRQKLVEVEEKDRIRNWQPPVSGEIIMETFNLNPSKEVGIIKSAIREAILDGIISNTFEDAYRLMLEVGQKIGLKQMK